From Streptomyces durmitorensis, a single genomic window includes:
- a CDS encoding M14 family metallopeptidase, translating into MRLHIRGRRSAALAVLLALAVAAPITANASPDSADRTARTTPAADDTTRQYEIPLGDDPAARTALARTGVAIDEVDARSVVVSADGREAAGLRDAGYQLKALAGPPKRTNGEPVEAKDFPPADARYHNYAEMNAEINQRIAAHPTLMSKRVIGKSYSGRDIVAIKISDNVGTDEAEPEVLFTHHQHAREHLTVEMALYLLRELGDDYGTDARIKKMVDEREIWIVPDLNPDGGEYDIATGSYRSWRKNRQPNSGSSNVGTDLNRNWAYRWGCCGGSSGSTGSETYRGPRAESAPETQVVSNFVRSRIVGGKQQIKASIDFHTYSELVLWPYGYTYSDTGPGLTQDDRDAHAAIGRKMAASNGYTPQQSSDLYITDGSINDWLWGNQKIFSYTFEMYPSSAGGGGFYPPDEVIERETNRNRDAVLQLLENSDCMYRSIGKEQQYCTS; encoded by the coding sequence ATGCGACTTCACATACGCGGCAGAAGATCCGCGGCCCTCGCCGTCCTTCTCGCCCTCGCCGTCGCGGCACCCATCACCGCCAACGCCTCACCGGACTCCGCCGACCGGACCGCACGGACCACGCCGGCGGCCGACGACACAACGCGCCAGTACGAGATCCCCCTCGGCGACGACCCCGCCGCGCGCACAGCGCTCGCGCGCACCGGCGTCGCCATCGACGAGGTCGACGCCCGCTCGGTGGTCGTCTCGGCCGACGGCCGCGAGGCGGCCGGGCTCCGGGACGCGGGCTACCAGCTCAAGGCCTTGGCCGGACCCCCGAAGCGTACGAACGGCGAGCCCGTGGAGGCCAAGGACTTCCCGCCCGCCGACGCGAGGTACCACAACTACGCGGAGATGAACGCGGAGATCAACCAGCGCATCGCGGCCCATCCGACCCTGATGAGCAAGAGGGTCATCGGCAAGTCCTACTCGGGCCGGGACATCGTCGCCATCAAGATCAGTGACAACGTGGGCACCGACGAGGCCGAGCCCGAGGTCCTCTTCACCCACCACCAGCACGCCCGCGAGCACCTGACCGTCGAGATGGCGCTGTACCTCCTTCGCGAACTCGGCGACGACTACGGCACGGACGCGCGCATCAAGAAGATGGTCGACGAGCGCGAGATCTGGATCGTGCCGGACCTGAACCCGGACGGCGGCGAGTACGACATCGCGACCGGCTCCTACCGCAGCTGGCGCAAGAACCGCCAGCCCAACAGCGGTTCGTCGAACGTCGGCACCGACCTGAACCGCAACTGGGCCTACCGGTGGGGCTGCTGCGGCGGCTCGTCCGGCTCCACGGGCTCCGAGACCTACCGCGGCCCGCGCGCCGAGTCGGCACCCGAGACGCAGGTCGTCTCCAACTTCGTGCGCAGCCGCATCGTCGGCGGCAAGCAGCAGATCAAGGCCTCCATCGACTTCCACACGTACAGCGAGCTGGTCCTGTGGCCGTACGGCTACACGTACAGCGACACGGGCCCCGGCCTCACCCAGGACGACCGCGACGCGCACGCCGCCATCGGCCGGAAGATGGCCGCGAGCAACGGCTACACGCCGCAGCAGTCCAGCGACCTCTACATCACGGACGGGTCGATCAACGACTGGCTCTGGGGCAACCAGAAGATCTTCAGCTACACCTTCGAGATGTACCCGTCGTCCGCGGGCGGCGGCGGCTTCTACCCGCCCGACGAGGTGATCGAGCGGGAGACGAACCGCAACAGGGACGCGGTTCTGCAGCTCCTGGAGAACTCGGACTGCATGTACCGGTCCATCGGCAAGGAGCAGCAGTACTGCACCAGTTGA
- a CDS encoding GntP family permease: MSPSSPFAALAAAAPAAEEPPHTGGILTLIDGTAGLLTVAALGIVLLLFLIIKVRLQPFVALLAVSIVVGLSAGLSVTELFGTVQKSDAISVIESGMGGILGHVAIIIGLGTMLGAILEVSGGAEVLASRLLGLFGEKRAPLAMGLTGLIFGIPVFFDVGIFVLAPIVYAAAKRSGKSILLYCLPLLAGLSMTHAFLPPHPGPVAAAGLLKVDLGWVILMGIVCGIPAVIAAWVYSAWIGKRIFVPVPQDMVEAADEARQAVVAEQRAAGVEPREKPVPLGMVFAIIGTPLFLILLATFSSIAFDPSTLRSVIEFFGSPFVALTIALLMAYYLLGIRRGWSRKSLETVSTSSLKPVGNILLVVGAGGIFGAVLKASGVAKALSDTFQDVGLPIIVLAYLLSLVLRVAQGSATVAIVTTAGIVAPLLAEGDHSQAFVALVIMAISAGSIFASHVNDGGFWMVAKYFGISERDTLKTWTVLESVLSLAGFAVAAVVSLFV, from the coding sequence ATGTCCCCGTCGTCCCCCTTCGCCGCGCTCGCGGCCGCCGCCCCTGCCGCCGAGGAACCACCTCACACCGGCGGAATCCTCACCCTGATCGACGGGACGGCGGGCCTGCTGACCGTCGCCGCGCTCGGCATCGTGCTTCTGCTCTTCCTGATCATCAAGGTCAGGCTGCAGCCCTTCGTGGCGCTGCTCGCGGTCTCCATAGTCGTCGGCCTCTCGGCCGGCCTCTCCGTCACCGAACTCTTCGGCACGGTCCAGAAGTCCGACGCGATATCCGTCATCGAGTCCGGCATGGGCGGCATCCTCGGCCATGTGGCGATCATCATCGGCCTCGGCACGATGCTCGGCGCGATACTCGAAGTGTCGGGCGGCGCCGAGGTGTTGGCATCGCGCCTCCTCGGGCTCTTCGGTGAGAAGCGGGCGCCCCTCGCGATGGGCCTCACGGGCCTGATCTTCGGCATCCCGGTCTTCTTCGACGTCGGCATCTTCGTCCTCGCGCCGATCGTGTACGCCGCCGCCAAGCGCAGCGGCAAGTCGATCCTGCTCTACTGCCTGCCCCTGCTCGCGGGTCTGTCCATGACCCACGCGTTCCTGCCCCCGCACCCGGGCCCGGTGGCCGCGGCCGGTCTGCTCAAGGTGGACCTCGGCTGGGTCATCCTGATGGGCATCGTCTGCGGCATCCCGGCCGTCATCGCCGCCTGGGTCTACTCGGCCTGGATCGGCAAGCGCATCTTCGTGCCCGTCCCGCAGGACATGGTCGAGGCCGCCGACGAGGCGCGGCAGGCGGTCGTCGCCGAGCAGCGTGCGGCAGGCGTCGAGCCGCGCGAGAAGCCGGTGCCGCTCGGCATGGTCTTCGCGATCATCGGAACGCCGCTGTTCCTGATCCTCCTCGCGACCTTCTCGTCGATCGCCTTCGACCCCTCGACGCTGCGAAGCGTCATCGAGTTCTTCGGCAGCCCCTTCGTCGCCCTGACGATCGCCCTGCTCATGGCGTACTACCTCCTCGGCATCCGGCGCGGCTGGTCCCGCAAGTCCCTGGAGACGGTGTCGACCTCCTCCCTGAAGCCGGTCGGCAACATCCTCCTGGTGGTCGGCGCCGGCGGTATCTTCGGCGCGGTCCTCAAGGCGAGCGGCGTGGCCAAGGCCCTCTCGGACACCTTCCAGGACGTAGGCCTGCCGATCATCGTCCTCGCCTACCTGCTCTCCCTGGTCCTTCGCGTCGCCCAGGGCTCGGCGACGGTGGCGATCGTGACGACGGCGGGCATCGTGGCCCCCCTCCTCGCCGAGGGCGACCACTCACAGGCGTTCGTCGCCCTGGTCATCATGGCGATCTCGGCGGGTTCGATCTTCGCCTCGCACGTCAACGACGGCGGCTTCTGGATGGTGGCGAAGTACTTCGGCATCTCGGAGCGGGACACGCTGAAGACGTGGACAGTCCTGGAGTCGGTCCTCTCCCTGGCCGGGTTCGCGGTGGCGGCCGTGGTGAGCCTGTTCGTGTAG
- a CDS encoding RidA family protein: protein MTTEKIALTPATHTTPPAKFSHGVKKGNILQVAGQVGFLPAEEGKAPTPAGPTLREQTLQTFANVKAILEEGGATWDDVMMMRVYLTDVDHFAEMNEIYNAYFEEQGLKAPASARTTVYVGLPKGLLIEIDALAVLS from the coding sequence ATGACCACCGAGAAGATCGCCCTCACCCCGGCCACCCACACCACCCCGCCCGCGAAGTTCTCCCACGGCGTGAAGAAGGGCAACATCCTTCAGGTCGCCGGTCAGGTCGGCTTCCTGCCCGCCGAGGAGGGCAAGGCCCCCACCCCCGCGGGCCCGACCCTGCGCGAGCAGACCCTCCAGACGTTCGCCAACGTCAAGGCGATCCTCGAAGAGGGCGGCGCGACCTGGGACGACGTGATGATGATGCGCGTCTACCTCACGGACGTGGACCACTTCGCCGAGATGAACGAGATCTACAACGCGTACTTCGAGGAGCAGGGCCTCAAGGCCCCCGCATCGGCCCGCACCACGGTCTACGTGGGCCTGCCCAAGGGTCTGCTCATCGAGATCGACGCGCTCGCCGTCCTGAGCTGA
- a CDS encoding IclR family transcriptional regulator has protein sequence MSQTVDRALSILPLLAEGPADLGQVAERLEVHKSTALRLLRTLHEHGLVYRQSDQRYRLGARLFALAQEAVENLDVREIAHPHLLALNEKCGHTVHLAVYEEQEVLYIDKVESRYPVRMYSRIGKPVAITVAAVAKLLISDFPEAERRAIAEKLDYPTYTSRSTPNAAAFLKELAAVREQGWATDLGGHEESINCIGAPIRGADGRVVAAMSVSAPNVVVTADELLTLLPLVRRTADAISREYSGKSPLKEA, from the coding sequence ATGAGCCAGACCGTCGACCGCGCCCTGTCCATCCTGCCGCTGCTCGCCGAAGGCCCCGCCGACCTCGGCCAGGTCGCCGAGCGTCTCGAAGTGCACAAGTCCACCGCCCTGCGACTCCTGCGCACGCTCCACGAACACGGCCTGGTCTACCGCCAGTCCGACCAGCGCTACCGCCTGGGCGCCCGCCTCTTCGCGCTCGCCCAGGAAGCCGTCGAGAACCTCGACGTACGCGAGATCGCGCACCCCCACCTCCTCGCGCTCAACGAGAAGTGCGGCCACACGGTCCACCTCGCGGTCTACGAGGAGCAGGAAGTCCTCTACATCGACAAGGTCGAGAGCCGCTACCCGGTGCGGATGTACTCGCGCATCGGGAAGCCCGTCGCGATCACCGTCGCGGCCGTGGCCAAGCTGCTGATCTCCGACTTTCCCGAGGCCGAGCGCCGCGCCATCGCGGAGAAGCTCGACTACCCCACCTACACGTCCCGTTCGACGCCCAACGCCGCCGCGTTCCTCAAGGAACTCGCCGCCGTACGCGAACAGGGATGGGCCACCGACCTCGGTGGCCACGAGGAGTCCATCAACTGCATCGGGGCCCCCATCCGCGGTGCGGACGGCCGGGTCGTCGCCGCCATGTCGGTGTCCGCGCCGAACGTCGTCGTCACCGCCGACGAACTCCTCACGCTGCTCCCGCTGGTGCGCCGTACGGCGGACGCCATCAGCCGGGAGTACTCCGGCAAGTCACCCCTCAAGGAAGCCTGA
- a CDS encoding sugar kinase: protein MVTFLPSRAGRLADVPSFDRGIGGAESNVACALAAAGHRTRWVSRVGADGFGDHLVEAIARYGVDTRCVGRDPHRPTGIYFRTADDRDTDAHEVLYYRAGSAASAMAPRSVDRDALDGGRILHLSGITAALSADCLALLRELTAPRPGRPLVSFDVNYRPGLWSGEASESPRVLLDLARGADLVFVGEDEAADAWDVTGGPDAIRAALPEPATLVVKQGSGGATVYTEGEPAVFQAALKVDVVAPVGAGDAFAAGFLSATLRGLTADQRLRHGHLMAAAALTVPGDLATPPAREHTDRLAALDAEAWGTLRLGPGWTDGVPVNTEAKEEART, encoded by the coding sequence ATGGTCACGTTCCTGCCCTCCCGCGCGGGCCGCCTCGCCGACGTCCCCTCCTTCGATCGCGGAATCGGCGGCGCCGAGTCGAACGTCGCCTGCGCCCTCGCCGCGGCCGGGCACCGCACCCGCTGGGTCAGCCGCGTCGGCGCCGACGGCTTCGGCGACCACCTCGTCGAGGCGATCGCCCGCTACGGCGTGGACACCCGCTGCGTCGGCCGCGACCCGCACCGCCCCACCGGCATCTACTTCCGCACGGCGGACGACCGCGACACCGACGCCCACGAGGTCCTCTACTACCGCGCGGGCTCGGCGGCGTCGGCGATGGCGCCGCGCAGCGTGGACCGCGACGCCCTGGACGGCGGCCGCATCCTGCACCTCTCCGGCATCACCGCCGCCCTCTCCGCGGACTGCCTCGCCCTCCTGCGCGAGCTGACCGCACCCCGCCCCGGCCGCCCCCTGGTGTCCTTCGACGTCAACTACCGACCCGGTCTGTGGAGCGGCGAGGCGAGCGAGAGCCCCCGCGTCCTCCTCGACCTCGCGCGCGGCGCCGACCTCGTCTTCGTCGGCGAGGACGAGGCCGCCGACGCGTGGGACGTCACCGGCGGCCCCGACGCCATCCGCGCCGCGCTCCCCGAGCCCGCGACCCTGGTCGTCAAGCAGGGCAGCGGCGGCGCCACCGTCTACACCGAGGGCGAGCCCGCCGTCTTCCAGGCGGCGCTCAAGGTCGACGTCGTCGCCCCCGTGGGCGCGGGCGACGCCTTCGCCGCCGGATTCCTCTCCGCCACCCTGCGCGGCCTGACCGCCGACCAGCGCCTTCGCCACGGGCACCTCATGGCCGCCGCCGCGCTCACCGTCCCCGGCGACCTCGCCACGCCGCCCGCGAGGGAGCACACCGATCGCCTTGCCGCACTGGACGCAGAGGCCTGGGGGACACTTCGTCTCGGCCCGGGTTGGACGGACGGCGTCCCCGTGAACACTGAGGCCAAGGAGGAGGCACGTACATGA
- a CDS encoding amino acid deaminase: MAADNAADHSAGRAARELARLSEERVDHRFKGLPPDAEGLTVGELAAQRRNLFTDGFTTPVLALSAERLEHNLALMETYSERHGLAFAPHGKTSMAPQLFARQMERGAWGITLAVPHQVRVARAFGVERIFLANELVDASALRWIAGELDADPSFRFICYVDSVPGVALMDAALREANATRPVDVVVELGAGDGARTGVRTEAECVEIANAVAAADTLRLVGVAGYEGEVPEATPERVRAWLERLTALAVDFDKANRFADLDEVVVSAGGSAWFDAVADVFAQIPELSVPVLKLLRSGAYVSHDDGHYRHLTPFNRVPDEGALHPAFRLWAQVVSRPTPEQAFTNAGKRDAAYDIDLPEAQVVHRGGVDRPATGVTVTGLSDQHGWVRTTPEADLAVGDWVGMGLSHPCTSFDKWQLIPLVEGDGTVTDYIRTYF; the protein is encoded by the coding sequence ATGGCCGCCGACAACGCCGCAGACCACTCCGCCGGACGTGCCGCCCGGGAGCTCGCACGGCTCAGCGAGGAGCGAGTGGACCACCGCTTCAAGGGCCTGCCCCCGGACGCGGAGGGACTGACGGTCGGCGAGCTCGCGGCACAGCGCCGCAACCTCTTCACGGACGGCTTCACCACCCCCGTCCTCGCCCTCTCCGCCGAGCGCCTGGAGCACAACCTCGCGCTGATGGAGACGTACTCCGAGCGGCACGGCCTCGCCTTCGCCCCGCACGGCAAGACGTCCATGGCTCCGCAGCTCTTCGCGCGGCAGATGGAGCGCGGCGCGTGGGGCATCACGCTGGCTGTGCCGCATCAGGTGCGGGTGGCGCGTGCCTTCGGGGTGGAGCGGATCTTCCTCGCCAATGAGCTGGTGGACGCTTCGGCGCTGCGCTGGATCGCGGGCGAACTGGACGCCGATCCCTCCTTCCGCTTCATCTGCTACGTCGACTCCGTGCCCGGCGTCGCCCTGATGGACGCCGCTCTGCGCGAGGCGAACGCGACGCGTCCGGTCGACGTCGTGGTGGAGCTCGGCGCGGGCGACGGGGCGCGCACCGGTGTGCGCACCGAAGCCGAGTGCGTGGAGATCGCCAACGCGGTCGCGGCGGCGGACACGCTGCGTCTGGTGGGCGTCGCGGGCTACGAGGGCGAGGTGCCGGAGGCGACGCCCGAGCGCGTGCGCGCCTGGCTGGAGCGGCTCACCGCGCTCGCGGTCGACTTCGACAAGGCGAACCGGTTCGCGGACCTGGACGAGGTCGTCGTCAGCGCCGGTGGCAGCGCGTGGTTCGACGCCGTGGCGGACGTCTTCGCCCAGATCCCCGAACTGTCGGTGCCTGTCCTGAAGTTGCTGCGTTCGGGTGCGTACGTCTCTCATGACGACGGCCACTACCGCCACCTGACCCCCTTCAACCGCGTCCCGGACGAGGGCGCGCTGCACCCGGCGTTCCGGCTCTGGGCGCAGGTGGTGTCCCGGCCCACGCCGGAGCAGGCGTTCACGAACGCGGGGAAGCGGGACGCGGCGTACGACATCGACCTGCCCGAGGCGCAGGTCGTCCACCGGGGCGGGGTGGACCGGCCTGCTACGGGCGTCACGGTGACGGGCCTCTCCGACCAGCACGGGTGGGTCCGTACGACCCCGGAGGCGGATCTCGCCGTGGGTGACTGGGTGGGCATGGGGCTCTCGCACCCGTGCACGTCCTTCGACAAGTGGCAGCTGATTCCCCTGGTCGAGGGCGACGGAACGGTCACGGATTACATCCGCACCTATTTCTGA
- a CDS encoding N-acyl-D-amino-acid deacylase family protein, with the protein MDLVIQDARVIDGTGGASYRADVGVHEGRITEIRREGEGPRLSGTRTVEAEGLALAPGFIDMHAHSDLALLRDPDHSAKAAQGVTLEVIGQDGLSYAPVDDRTLAQVRQAITGWNGEGSDIDFDWRTVGEYLDRLDRSHGGHGIAVNAAYLIPQGTVRMYAVGWDDRPATPAEVERMKQLVAEGMEQGAVGMSSGLTYTPGMYADDSELTELCKVVAQFNGYYCPHHRSYGAGALQAYEEMVNLTRTANCPLHLAHATMNFGVNKGKAPDLLALLDTALAGGADITLDTYPYTPGCTTLVAMLPSWASEGGPDAILARLKDDETAEKIRHHMEIIGADGCHGVPIEWDKIEISGVSDPGLASCVGKTVAQSAAQRGEEPWITARRLLINDKLGSTILQHVGHEENVQAIMQHPVHTGGSDGILQGFKPHPRAYGTFPQYLGRYVRELGVLTLEDCVAHLTGRPAARLRLPDRGLVREGYRADLVLFDPETVAAGSTFDAPRTLPSGIPHVLIDGKFVMEDGRRTDVLAGRSVRRTP; encoded by the coding sequence GTGGACCTCGTCATCCAAGACGCCCGCGTCATCGACGGCACCGGAGGTGCCTCCTACCGAGCCGACGTCGGCGTACACGAAGGCAGGATCACCGAGATCCGCAGGGAGGGCGAAGGCCCCCGCCTCTCGGGGACCCGCACGGTCGAGGCCGAAGGCCTCGCCCTGGCCCCCGGGTTCATCGACATGCACGCCCACAGCGACCTCGCCCTCCTCCGCGACCCGGACCACAGCGCGAAGGCCGCCCAGGGCGTGACCCTGGAGGTCATCGGCCAGGACGGGCTGAGCTACGCACCGGTCGACGACCGCACCCTCGCCCAGGTCCGCCAGGCCATCACCGGCTGGAACGGCGAAGGCAGCGACATCGACTTCGACTGGCGCACGGTCGGCGAGTACCTGGACCGCCTCGACCGCTCGCACGGCGGCCACGGCATCGCCGTCAACGCGGCCTACCTCATCCCCCAGGGCACCGTCCGCATGTACGCGGTCGGCTGGGACGACCGCCCGGCGACCCCCGCCGAGGTCGAGCGGATGAAGCAGCTCGTCGCCGAAGGCATGGAGCAGGGCGCCGTCGGCATGTCCTCCGGCCTCACCTACACCCCCGGCATGTACGCCGACGACTCCGAACTCACCGAGCTCTGCAAGGTGGTGGCCCAGTTCAACGGCTACTACTGCCCCCACCACCGCAGTTACGGCGCCGGCGCCCTCCAGGCGTACGAGGAGATGGTCAACCTCACGCGCACCGCGAACTGCCCCCTCCACCTCGCGCACGCCACCATGAACTTCGGCGTGAACAAGGGCAAGGCCCCCGACCTGCTCGCCCTCCTCGACACCGCGCTCGCGGGCGGCGCCGACATCACCCTCGACACCTACCCCTACACCCCCGGCTGCACAACTCTCGTCGCCATGCTGCCCAGTTGGGCCAGCGAGGGCGGGCCCGACGCGATTCTCGCCCGGCTGAAGGACGACGAGACCGCCGAGAAGATCCGCCACCACATGGAGATCATCGGCGCCGACGGCTGTCACGGCGTACCGATCGAATGGGACAAGATCGAGATCTCGGGTGTGAGCGACCCCGGTCTTGCCTCCTGCGTGGGCAAGACCGTCGCTCAGTCCGCCGCCCAGCGCGGCGAGGAGCCCTGGATCACCGCCCGCCGCCTCCTCATCAACGACAAGCTGGGCTCCACGATCCTCCAGCACGTCGGCCACGAGGAGAACGTCCAGGCGATCATGCAGCACCCCGTGCACACGGGCGGCAGCGACGGCATCCTCCAGGGCTTCAAGCCGCACCCGCGCGCGTACGGCACGTTCCCGCAGTACCTCGGGCGCTACGTACGCGAACTCGGCGTCCTCACCCTGGAGGACTGCGTCGCCCACCTCACCGGACGCCCGGCGGCCCGCCTGCGCCTGCCCGACCGGGGCCTCGTACGCGAGGGCTACCGCGCCGACCTGGTCCTCTTCGACCCGGAGACGGTCGCGGCGGGCTCCACCTTCGACGCTCCCCGCACGCTTCCCTCCGGCATCCCGCACGTCCTGATCGACGGCAAGTTCGTGATGGAGGACGGGCGACGCACGGACGTCCTCGCGGGACGGTCGGTGCGCCGGACTCCCTAG
- a CDS encoding ATP-binding protein codes for MERATSPLPREIAWRLPRGPRSVGRARSLLAEQARAWKVPNDVADTAVLLLSELMTNAVRHGRVPAGPDDESGRGLALVELLADAWGSHPRPYGIGKTVWIELALCRA; via the coding sequence ATGGAACGCGCAACTTCCCCTCTGCCGAGGGAGATTGCCTGGCGGCTGCCGCGCGGGCCGCGCAGTGTCGGCAGGGCACGGTCACTGCTGGCCGAGCAGGCGCGCGCCTGGAAGGTCCCGAACGACGTGGCGGACACCGCCGTACTGCTGCTCAGTGAGCTGATGACCAATGCCGTACGGCACGGGCGGGTTCCGGCGGGGCCGGACGACGAGTCGGGGCGGGGGCTTGCCCTGGTGGAGCTGCTGGCCGACGCGTGGGGGTCGCACCCCCGGCCGTACGGGATCGGCAAGACGGTGTGGATCGAGCTGGCGCTGTGCCGCGCGTGA
- a CDS encoding FG-GAP-like repeat-containing protein, giving the protein MPLPFRTVVATAAVSALTGGLLVVGPVASAAAAPAKLADDFNGDGHRDIAVGAPYKTVGGAEAAGEVVVAFGTADGLATTVKASLTQSSAGVPGTPEDSDHFGMSIASGDLDGDGYADLVVGADGEDVGAYEGQGSVTILWGGTKPFTTSTTTTVENPEQWQAHGWDVAVGDFTGDSGADLAVIEPGAVVVYKGGLARGSNPVPAYTLSASSAGLRFSEAAVGDVNGDGKDDLAVTGDAGTGRPGTAVFTGQEGSPNRIQRVDDGNTAVALGDINGDGFDDMATSLTWPDFFSVEDPSNGSGYVTVRLGSSTGFGEPVTLHQNSTGVPGANEDGDNWGASVAIGDVTGDGKAELVVGANGEQLGDLDNAGDVTVFRGSASGVSQSGVVRISQDTAGVPGAAEAGDLFGAQVRIADYDKNGKGDLAVTASFENDRSGGLWTLPGSSSGLTGTGSKSLSSAEFGLATGSRFGETLQD; this is encoded by the coding sequence ATGCCCCTGCCTTTCCGCACTGTCGTTGCCACCGCGGCCGTCTCCGCGCTGACCGGCGGTCTGTTGGTCGTCGGCCCAGTGGCGTCGGCCGCCGCCGCTCCTGCCAAGCTCGCCGACGACTTCAACGGCGACGGGCACCGGGACATCGCGGTCGGCGCGCCGTACAAGACCGTCGGCGGGGCGGAGGCCGCGGGTGAGGTGGTCGTGGCCTTCGGGACGGCCGACGGCCTGGCCACCACCGTCAAGGCCTCTCTCACTCAGAGCTCCGCGGGAGTGCCGGGCACGCCGGAGGACAGTGACCACTTCGGGATGTCGATCGCCAGCGGCGACCTCGACGGTGACGGGTACGCGGACCTCGTCGTGGGCGCCGACGGTGAGGACGTGGGGGCCTATGAGGGCCAGGGCAGCGTCACCATCCTGTGGGGCGGCACCAAGCCGTTCACCACCAGCACCACCACCACTGTGGAGAATCCGGAGCAGTGGCAGGCCCACGGCTGGGACGTCGCGGTGGGGGACTTCACCGGCGACAGCGGCGCGGACCTCGCGGTGATCGAGCCGGGAGCGGTCGTCGTGTACAAGGGCGGCCTCGCCCGGGGCAGCAACCCGGTCCCTGCGTACACCCTGTCGGCCTCCAGTGCGGGCCTGCGGTTCTCGGAGGCCGCCGTGGGCGACGTCAACGGGGACGGCAAGGACGACCTGGCGGTGACCGGCGATGCCGGTACCGGACGTCCGGGCACCGCCGTCTTCACGGGCCAGGAGGGCAGTCCGAACCGCATTCAGCGCGTGGACGACGGCAACACCGCCGTCGCGCTCGGTGACATCAACGGCGACGGCTTCGACGACATGGCCACGTCCCTGACCTGGCCCGACTTCTTCTCCGTCGAAGACCCCAGCAACGGCTCCGGCTACGTCACCGTCCGCCTCGGCAGCAGCACGGGCTTCGGTGAGCCGGTGACCCTGCACCAGAACAGCACTGGCGTGCCCGGCGCCAACGAGGACGGTGACAACTGGGGAGCCTCGGTGGCGATCGGTGACGTCACCGGCGACGGCAAGGCCGAACTGGTGGTCGGCGCCAACGGCGAACAGCTCGGCGACCTGGACAACGCCGGCGACGTGACCGTGTTCCGAGGTTCCGCCTCCGGTGTCTCGCAGTCCGGGGTCGTGCGCATTTCCCAGGACACCGCCGGAGTTCCGGGCGCCGCCGAGGCCGGGGACCTCTTCGGCGCGCAGGTCCGTATCGCCGACTACGACAAGAACGGCAAGGGCGACCTGGCGGTGACCGCCTCCTTCGAGAACGACCGCAGCGGTGGCCTGTGGACCCTGCCGGGCTCGTCGTCCGGCCTCACCGGTACCGGTTCCAAGTCCCTCAGCTCGGCCGAGTTCGGCCTCGCGACCGGCTCGCGGTTCGGCGAGACCCTCCAGGACTGA
- a CDS encoding trypsin-like peptidase domain-containing protein translates to MKKALAGGLLALTLVGFGSAPSVAAPDSAPSTAAGEAAKKGVDFAGTVALSNCSGSVVRMPQSKADDPALVLSNGHCLESGFPAAGEVIVDQPSTRTFKLLDAKGAEKATLTASKISYATMTDTDISLYQLTTSYADIKKKYGIKALEIEDAHPVKKRAITVVSGYWKETYTCKIDGFAYRLKEGEWTWKDSVRYTPECQTIGGTSGSPVIDHKTGKVTAVNNTGNEDGERCTLNNPCEVDRNGKVTVRKGINYAQQTYGIVPCVTHDSKIDLTRKGCKLPRPAAAQR, encoded by the coding sequence ATGAAGAAGGCTCTCGCGGGCGGATTACTCGCCCTCACCCTCGTAGGGTTCGGCTCCGCGCCTTCGGTCGCGGCTCCGGACAGCGCACCCTCGACGGCGGCGGGGGAGGCCGCGAAGAAGGGCGTCGACTTCGCGGGGACCGTCGCGCTCAGCAACTGTTCGGGCTCCGTCGTCCGCATGCCGCAGTCGAAGGCGGACGACCCCGCGCTCGTCCTCTCCAACGGCCACTGCCTGGAGAGCGGCTTCCCGGCGGCGGGCGAGGTCATAGTCGACCAGCCGTCCACCCGCACCTTCAAGCTCCTGGACGCGAAGGGCGCGGAGAAGGCGACACTCACGGCGAGCAAGATCTCGTACGCGACGATGACCGACACGGACATCTCGCTGTACCAACTCACCACCAGCTACGCCGACATCAAGAAGAAGTACGGCATCAAGGCGCTGGAGATCGAGGACGCCCACCCGGTCAAGAAGCGGGCCATCACTGTCGTCTCGGGGTACTGGAAAGAGACGTACACCTGCAAGATCGACGGGTTCGCGTACCGCCTCAAGGAGGGCGAGTGGACCTGGAAGGACTCCGTCCGCTACACCCCCGAGTGCCAGACCATCGGCGGCACGTCCGGCTCACCGGTGATCGACCACAAGACCGGCAAGGTCACCGCAGTCAACAACACCGGGAACGAGGACGGCGAGCGCTGCACCCTCAACAACCCGTGCGAGGTCGACCGAAACGGCAAGGTGACGGTCCGCAAGGGCATCAACTACGCCCAGCAGACGTACGGAATCGTCCCCTGCGTCACCCACGACAGCAAGATCGACCTCACCCGCAAGGGCTGCAAGCTGCCGCGACCGGCCGCTGCCCAGAGGTAG